CGGGCGACCGCCTGCAGCACGGCAGGGCTGATCGTCTCGTCGACGACGCTGCTGCCGTGGGGTGCGGAGAAGAGGGTGCCGTCGATGTCGAGGGCGACGAGCCTCGGGGACCAGGTCAACGACCCACCGGCTCGAGGACCTCGCGGCCCTGCAGGTAGGGGCGCAGCGCCTCGGGCACGCGCACCGAGCCGTCGGCCTGCTGGTGGGTCTCGAGGATCGCCACGATCGTGCGGGTCATCGCGCAGAGCGTGCCGTTGAGGGTGGCGAGGTGCTGGTTGGCGCCCTGCGCGCTCCGGCCGCGGATGTCGAGCCGGCGGGCCTGGAAGTCCGTGCAGTTGGAGGTCGAGGTGAGCTCGCGGTAGCGACCCTGTGTCGGGATCCACGCCTCGCAGTCGAACTTGCGCTGCGCGGAGAGCCCGAGGTCCCCCGCCGCCACGTCGATCACCCGGAACGCGAGCCCCAGCTTGGTGAGGAACTCCTTCTCCCACGCGAGCAGGCGCTGGTGCTCGGCGTAGGACTCCTCGACGGTCGTGTAGGTGAACATCTCCACCTTGTCGAACCAGTGCACGCGGATGATCCCGCTGGTGTCCTTGCCGTAGGAGCCTGCCTCCTTGCGGTAGCAGGGGCTGAACGCCGCGTAGCGCAGCGGCAGCTGCGACAGGTCGAGGATCTCGTCGGAGTGGTAGGCCGCCATCGGCACCTCGGAGGTGCCGACGAGGTAGAGCTCCTCCCCCTCGATCCGGTAGACGTCGTCGGCCGCCTGACCCAGGAACCCCGTGCCGTCCATCGCGCGGGGACGCACCAGGGCGGGCGGGATGACGGTGGTGAAGCCGGCCGCGCGCGCCTGGTCCATCGCCAGGTTGACCAGCGCGAGCTCGAGGTCGGCCCCCGCACCGGTCAGGTAGTAGAAGCGGGCACCCGAGACCTTGGCGCCCCGCTCGATGTCGATCGCGCCGAGCATCCGGCCGAGCTCGACGTGGTCGCGCGGCTCGAAGCCCTCGGCCTCGAAGTCGCGGGGGGTGCCGACGTGCTCCAGCACGACGTAGTCGTCCTCACCACCGGCCGGCGCCTCGGGTGCGGCCGGGTTGGGGATCGCGCGCACCGCGTCGGCGTACTCCGTCTCGGCCTCGACCTGCGCGGACTCCGCCTCCTTGACCGCGGTGGACAGCGTCCTGGTGCGCGCGAGGAGCGCCTGCTTCTCCTCGCCCTGGGCCTTCGGGATCTGCTTGCCGAGCGACTTCTGCTCGGCCCGCAGGCGCTCGAAGTCCGCGATCGCCGCGCGGCGGCGGGTGTCGGCCGCGACCGCGCGGTCCACGGACTCCGGCGACAGCCCGCGGCGGCCCTGGGCCTCACGGATGGCGTCGGGGTCGTCGCGGAGCAGGCGTGGATCGATCACCGGATCATGCTAGGCCGCGGGAACGGGCGTGACGCGACGCACCCCGGACGGGCGACCCGGCTCACGGTTTGCCGGGGAGCCCCCGGAGATACTGAGCGGGATCCCTCGGCGGCCGCCGGGTGTGACGGCCGGATCGACACGAGGTGACCATGACCTTCAGCGCGGAGACGCGCCGGCGCCTGCTCGCAGGGGCGCTGGTGAGCCTGCTCGTGCTGCTCGCGGCCTGCCTGCTGGTGGGCCTGGCGCCGCACACCGCCGACCGCGTCGACGTGTGGTTCGGCCAGCCCCTGGCCGGGTTCACCGACCGGCACCCGGGGGTCGAGCGCGCCGCCGAGGTGCTGGCGGAGCTGTTCCGGGTCCCACCGGTCGCGCTCTACACCCTGGCCATCGCGGGCCTGCTGCTGGTCAAGCGCCACGTGCGGCCCGCCGCCTGGGTCGTCGCCGTCACGCTCGCCACCACGCTCCTCACCACCCTGCTCAAGCAGTCCTTCGCCCGCCCGCGGCCGTCGTACGCCCACATGCAGCTGCTCGACGGCGCCTTCCCCTCGGGGCACTCCAGCGGCACGGCCTGCCTGGCCGGGATCCTCATGGTGCTCGCCACGATGTTCCTGCGCCGCCGCAGCCAGCGCCGCCTGGTCGCGGTCGGCGGCGTGCTGCTGGCCCTGCTCCTCGGTCTCGACCGGCTGCTGCTCGGCGTGCACGGGCTCACCGACGTCGTCGCCGGGTTCGCCCTGGCCGCGCTGGTGGTGTGCGCGGCGACCTACCTCGCCGACCCGACCCCCCGCGCCAAGCCCGTCGACCCGCTGCCCAGCGTCACGCCGAGCAACGGGCGCCTGGCCGTCATCCTCAACCCGATCAAGGTGGAGAGCCCCGAGGCGTTCCGCGCGCTGCTCGACACCCGGGCCGCCGAGCTGGGCTGGCACGACCCGCTGTGGTTCGAGACCACGATCGAGGACCCGGGCCGCAGCATGGCGGCCGCGGCCGCCGAGGCGGGCGCCGAGCTGGTCGTGGTCTGCGGCGGCGACGGCACGGTCCGCACCGTCTGCGCCGAGCTGGCCGGGACCGGCATCCCCGTCGGGGTCGTGCCCGCCGGCACCGGCAACCTGCTGGCCCGCAACCTGGACCTGCCGCTCTACCTCAACAACGCCGTCGAGGTCGCCCTCAACGGGCAGGACCGGGCGATCGACCTGGTCCGGATCTCAGGCGACGGCATCGGCGAGGACGAGCACTTCCTCGTCATGGCCGGCATGGGCTTCGACGCCGCGATCATGGAGGGCGCCAACGAGCAGATCAAGGCCAAGATCGGCTGGCTCGCCTACGTCGTCTCGGGCCTGCGCAACCTGATGTTCCCCGCCGCCGCGGTCGAGATCTCGGTGGACGACGGCGAGCCCACCAAGCACCGCGCCCGCACGATCGTCGTCGGCAACGTCGGCTTCCTCCAGGCCGGCCTCCCCCTCCTGCCCGACGCCACCATCGACGACGGCAGGCTCGACGTCGTCCTGGTCAACCCCGCCCGCTTCCTGCACTGGCTGCTGGTCGTCGTGCGCGTGGTCACCCGCGGCAAGAAGCTCGACGAGACGGTCAACCGCATGACCGGCCGCAAGGTCGTCATCCGCGCCTCCGCCGAGATCCCCCGCCAGATCGACGGGGACTTCATCGGCCTGGGCCACGAGATCACCTGCGAGTGCCTCCACGGGAAGCTGCTCGTCCGCGTGCCTCGCTGAGGCGCGCGCTGTCCGGCGTACCCCGAGCCCGCCGGATCAGCGGGGGGTCAGCAGGAACACCTTGATCTTGCGCTCCGTCCGCTCCTCGTACTTGCGGTAGTTCGGCCACGTCCGCTGCATGAACTGCCAGGCCTCCTCGCGCTCGTCGCCCTCGAGGCGGCGACCGTGCATCGGCTGGGTGCGGCCCTTGACGGTGACCTCGCACTCGGGGGTCGCCTCGAGGTTGACCACCCACACCGGTTGCTTGGGGCCGCCGAAGTTGGAGCCGGCGATGAGCCAGTCCTGCCCCCGAGGTACGGCGAGCAGGGGCGTCGAGCGCGGCTGTCCGCTCTTGCGACCGGTGACGGTGAGGGTCAGGTTGGGCAGGCCGGCGATGTCGAGGAGGGTGACCCGGCCCCGGGTGAGCCGCTGCAGCGCATGGTCGGTGGCGACGATCTGCGGCAGGTAGTTCGGCATGAACTCGAGGGCGCCGATGCGCACGGCGAGCGGAGTGAGGAGACCCATGGGCAGAAGGGTAGGTGGCGAGATCGTGCGGCAGTCGACTTCGGGACCGACCTCACACGGCCCGGGACGAGCGCCGGGTCAGGCGGTCTGGGCGCCCTCGCCGTCGCGGGACTCCCGGACGGCGACCTCGCCCTCGACCTGCTCGACGATCGCCGCGTCTGCCTCGGGGTCGCTGCGGCGACCGACCTTGGCGCGCGGACGGGCCGGGGTGGGCGCGGGGGCCTCGCCCCGGCTGCGGGCCCGGGCGGAGGAGACGACCGCGTCCTCCTCGGGCGAGAGCGGCTGGTCGCTCTCCCAGGCCACCAACCCCTTGGCGTAGGAGCGGGCGTCGCTGCGGCCGTGGATCGAGGTGAGCACGACCCCGGTGCCGGCGTCGTCGACCAGCGCCAGCGACCACGACAGGCGTCCGCCCATGTCGCCGAACGCGTCGTAGCGCAGCAGCTCGGGCCGGTGCAGCGCCAGGCGGCTCTGGTCGACCAGCGCGGCGACCTCGGCGCGGAGCCCGGCGACGTCGGTCGGGAGGTCCGAGGAGGCGGTCCGCCGCCGGCGGGCGACCTGCTGGCGCTGGGCGGACAGCGCGACGACCAACGCGGCCACGGCGAGGGCGAGCGCGAGGAGGACGAGCGAGGCGAGCGTCGAGTCCGTCACCCGGCCAGGGTAGGTCCGCCCTCAGGCTCCGTCGCGCAGACGCGCCAGCCACGCGGTCGCCCGGTTGAACTCCTCGTCGGTGGTGCCGGGCCGGATCGTGGCGGCCTTGCCGTCGTGCCGCTCGTAGGAGCCGAGGAACCGCACGTCCGCACAGATCCGCCGCAGGCCCATGAGGGCCTCGCCCAGGCGACGGTCCTCGATGTGGCCCTCGGCGTCGACGGAGAAGCAGTAGTCGCCGAGCGCGTGGCCGGTCGGTCGCGACTCGATGCGGGTCAGGTCGACGCCGCGCGTGGCGAGCTGGTCGAGGATCTCCAGCAGCGCGCCGGGGTGGTTCTCCCGCATGAACAGCACCAGGCTGGTCTTGTCCCGGCCCGTCGGAGGGCTCGGGCGGCCGGGCCGGGTGACCAGGACGAAGCGGGTGACCGCCTCGGCGTTGTCGCCGATGCCGGTGGCGAGCGCCTCGAGGCCGTAGCGCTCGGCGGCCAGCGGCGCGGAGATCGCGGC
This genomic window from Nocardioides marmoribigeumensis contains:
- a CDS encoding DUF4446 family protein is translated as MTDSTLASLVLLALALAVAALVVALSAQRQQVARRRRTASSDLPTDVAGLRAEVAALVDQSRLALHRPELLRYDAFGDMGGRLSWSLALVDDAGTGVVLTSIHGRSDARSYAKGLVAWESDQPLSPEEDAVVSSARARSRGEAPAPTPARPRAKVGRRSDPEADAAIVEQVEGEVAVRESRDGEGAQTA
- the serS gene encoding serine--tRNA ligase, giving the protein MIDPRLLRDDPDAIREAQGRRGLSPESVDRAVAADTRRRAAIADFERLRAEQKSLGKQIPKAQGEEKQALLARTRTLSTAVKEAESAQVEAETEYADAVRAIPNPAAPEAPAGGEDDYVVLEHVGTPRDFEAEGFEPRDHVELGRMLGAIDIERGAKVSGARFYYLTGAGADLELALVNLAMDQARAAGFTTVIPPALVRPRAMDGTGFLGQAADDVYRIEGEELYLVGTSEVPMAAYHSDEILDLSQLPLRYAAFSPCYRKEAGSYGKDTSGIIRVHWFDKVEMFTYTTVEESYAEHQRLLAWEKEFLTKLGLAFRVIDVAAGDLGLSAQRKFDCEAWIPTQGRYRELTSTSNCTDFQARRLDIRGRSAQGANQHLATLNGTLCAMTRTIVAILETHQQADGSVRVPEALRPYLQGREVLEPVGR
- a CDS encoding nitroreductase family deazaflavin-dependent oxidoreductase, with product MGLLTPLAVRIGALEFMPNYLPQIVATDHALQRLTRGRVTLLDIAGLPNLTLTVTGRKSGQPRSTPLLAVPRGQDWLIAGSNFGGPKQPVWVVNLEATPECEVTVKGRTQPMHGRRLEGDEREEAWQFMQRTWPNYRKYEERTERKIKVFLLTPR
- the pheA gene encoding prephenate dehydratase — protein: MTQPPEPRTPAGRWSYFGPAGTFTEQALRTLPEAASVEAVPCTTVTVALDEVRAGESDAAVVPIENSVEGSVPVTLDELATGEPLMIRREMTVPVAFSLLTRPGHRLEDVRVVGTHPHAEAQTRGWVARHLPGATVVHATSTAAAAAALADPDATPLWDAAISAPLAAERYGLEALATGIGDNAEAVTRFVLVTRPGRPSPPTGRDKTSLVLFMRENHPGALLEILDQLATRGVDLTRIESRPTGHALGDYCFSVDAEGHIEDRRLGEALMGLRRICADVRFLGSYERHDGKAATIRPGTTDEEFNRATAWLARLRDGA
- a CDS encoding diacylglycerol kinase family protein, producing MTFSAETRRRLLAGALVSLLVLLAACLLVGLAPHTADRVDVWFGQPLAGFTDRHPGVERAAEVLAELFRVPPVALYTLAIAGLLLVKRHVRPAAWVVAVTLATTLLTTLLKQSFARPRPSYAHMQLLDGAFPSGHSSGTACLAGILMVLATMFLRRRSQRRLVAVGGVLLALLLGLDRLLLGVHGLTDVVAGFALAALVVCAATYLADPTPRAKPVDPLPSVTPSNGRLAVILNPIKVESPEAFRALLDTRAAELGWHDPLWFETTIEDPGRSMAAAAAEAGAELVVVCGGDGTVRTVCAELAGTGIPVGVVPAGTGNLLARNLDLPLYLNNAVEVALNGQDRAIDLVRISGDGIGEDEHFLVMAGMGFDAAIMEGANEQIKAKIGWLAYVVSGLRNLMFPAAAVEISVDDGEPTKHRARTIVVGNVGFLQAGLPLLPDATIDDGRLDVVLVNPARFLHWLLVVVRVVTRGKKLDETVNRMTGRKVVIRASAEIPRQIDGDFIGLGHEITCECLHGKLLVRVPR